A window of Deinococcus sp. HSC-46F16 contains these coding sequences:
- a CDS encoding ATP/GTP-binding protein yields MTLLSPQAPLKLVVSGPVGAGKTTFVQTLSQTPVVATEAEASEDIGKTNTTVAFDFGTLHLGGHDLHLYGTPGQDRFSFMWEVLCEGALGLVLLVAGDRPQDFAHARSILDFITSRIAVPFLVGVTRQDQARVWDPADVALYFGLPEEQVVGLNATDPAQAQGVLARLLESTLSPQPLRG; encoded by the coding sequence ATGACCCTGCTTTCTCCCCAGGCCCCCCTCAAGCTCGTCGTGTCCGGCCCGGTCGGGGCAGGCAAGACCACCTTCGTGCAGACGCTCTCGCAGACCCCGGTGGTCGCCACCGAGGCCGAGGCCAGCGAGGACATCGGCAAGACGAACACCACCGTCGCCTTTGATTTCGGCACCCTGCACCTCGGCGGGCACGACCTGCACCTGTACGGCACCCCCGGCCAGGACCGCTTCAGCTTCATGTGGGAGGTGCTGTGCGAAGGGGCGCTCGGCCTGGTGCTGCTCGTCGCCGGGGACCGCCCGCAGGACTTCGCCCACGCCCGCAGCATCCTCGACTTCATCACCAGCCGCATCGCGGTGCCCTTTCTCGTCGGGGTGACCCGCCAGGATCAGGCCCGCGTGTGGGACCCCGCCGACGTGGCGCTGTATTTCGGACTGCCCGAGGAGCAGGTCGTCGGGCTCAACGCCACCGACCCCGCGCAGGCCCAGGGCGTGCTCGCCCGGCTGCTCGAATCCACCCTCTCGCCTCAGCCCCTGCGCGGCTGA
- a CDS encoding NAD(P)H-binding protein translates to MGRAALPPLPAPGGWPGPVFVMGATGTVGGEIVRQLAPSGAELWAAVRDPERATLPPGVRPVPFDVADPATYGALRGAAVLFAMWPPGTGVTDLGRLFAAARAAGVRRVVFLSILGAERLSFLPHRQIEQELERSGLDAVLLRSGYFMQNLTGIHAPEVRRGELFIPSGEGRTSVVDVRDVAAVAGRELARPLAAPAVRAWSLTGPQALTFTEMGHLLGVALNRPVRHVSPGPVTFVRTVTGWGTPRGLALFMLAEYTVARLGLAARLTGDVQAALGRPPIPFARFAEDYRDVWLREA, encoded by the coding sequence ATGGGCCGGGCGGCCCTGCCACCCCTGCCCGCGCCCGGCGGCTGGCCCGGCCCGGTGTTCGTGATGGGCGCGACCGGCACCGTGGGCGGCGAGATCGTGCGGCAGCTCGCGCCGAGCGGGGCCGAGCTGTGGGCCGCCGTCCGGGACCCGGAGCGGGCCACCCTGCCCCCCGGCGTGCGCCCGGTGCCCTTCGACGTGGCCGACCCGGCGACCTACGGGGCGCTGCGCGGGGCGGCGGTCCTGTTTGCCATGTGGCCCCCGGGCACCGGAGTCACCGACCTGGGGCGGCTGTTCGCGGCGGCGCGGGCGGCGGGCGTGCGCCGGGTGGTGTTCCTGTCGATTCTGGGAGCCGAACGCCTGTCTTTTCTGCCCCACCGCCAGATCGAGCAGGAACTGGAACGCTCGGGGCTGGACGCGGTGCTCCTGCGCTCGGGGTACTTCATGCAGAACCTGACGGGCATCCACGCGCCGGAGGTGCGCCGGGGCGAGCTGTTCATCCCCTCCGGCGAGGGCCGCACCAGCGTGGTGGACGTGCGCGACGTGGCTGCCGTCGCCGGGCGCGAACTGGCCCGGCCCCTGGCGGCCCCGGCGGTCCGCGCCTGGAGCCTGACTGGTCCGCAGGCCCTGACCTTCACCGAGATGGGGCATCTGCTGGGGGTGGCGCTGAACCGCCCGGTGCGGCACGTCAGTCCGGGGCCGGTCACCTTCGTGCGGACGGTGACTGGCTGGGGCACTCCGCGCGGGCTGGCCCTGTTCATGCTCGCGGAATATACGGTGGCCCGCCTGGGCCTCGCCGCCCGGCTGACCGGCGACGTGCAGGCCGCGCTGGGCCGCCCGCCCATCCCCTTCGCCCGCTTCGCGGAGGATTACCGGGACGTGTGGTTGCGGGAAGCGTAG
- a CDS encoding S8 family serine peptidase: MVKRSTAALLILSALALAGCSQQAPSAAAPQGAAARPSHVMQVRVPAGTTREQIEATYGAPAVMFDAAEGYAVLALSAAQASPSGLRALSLTETPESNLGAFSASAVATVQGRSMWIKGDFNLWTAEGRSMWIKGQYDLIPENNLNFQIIRLEQAQTLAPKLGQGIKVAVIDTGVDVEHPAFAGSLAPAGEWRDFYAGDTNPDEEGVLGEGGYGHGTGVAGVVLQVAPKATILPLRVLGPDGSGDVLHVAQAIDWAAAKGAQVINLSLGSDERSAVVQDAIKRATERGALVVASAGNENRPAISYPAHDMVSGGVGERSLSVGSVNTAGLKSSFSNYSSNLELVALGENVYTPGPDGLLVSWTGTSVATPMAAGGLALALSQTPRVPLKDLTRKMAEKAYDVYSNGMNAPYKDKLGKKGLLNLEAFLKDVL, encoded by the coding sequence ATGGTCAAGCGCTCCACTGCCGCACTGCTCATCCTTTCGGCCCTCGCCCTGGCCGGCTGCTCCCAGCAGGCTCCTTCCGCTGCTGCCCCGCAGGGAGCGGCGGCCCGGCCCAGCCACGTGATGCAAGTCCGTGTTCCGGCGGGCACCACCCGCGAGCAGATCGAGGCCACCTACGGCGCTCCGGCGGTGATGTTCGACGCGGCCGAGGGCTACGCCGTGCTGGCGCTCTCGGCCGCGCAGGCGAGCCCGTCCGGCCTGCGGGCACTCAGCTTGACGGAGACGCCCGAGAGCAACCTGGGTGCGTTCTCGGCGAGTGCGGTGGCCACGGTGCAGGGACGCTCGATGTGGATCAAGGGCGACTTCAACCTCTGGACGGCCGAGGGGCGCTCGATGTGGATCAAGGGGCAGTACGACCTGATTCCGGAGAACAACCTCAATTTCCAGATCATCCGCCTGGAACAGGCCCAGACCCTGGCGCCCAAACTGGGCCAGGGGATCAAGGTCGCGGTGATTGACACGGGCGTCGACGTGGAGCACCCGGCGTTTGCCGGATCGCTCGCCCCGGCCGGGGAGTGGCGCGACTTCTATGCGGGAGACACCAACCCCGACGAGGAAGGCGTGCTGGGCGAAGGCGGCTACGGCCACGGCACGGGGGTCGCGGGGGTCGTGTTGCAGGTGGCGCCCAAGGCGACCATCCTGCCGCTGCGGGTCCTGGGGCCGGACGGCTCGGGGGACGTGCTGCACGTCGCGCAGGCCATTGACTGGGCTGCTGCCAAGGGCGCACAGGTCATCAACCTCAGCCTGGGCAGCGACGAGCGCTCGGCCGTCGTGCAAGACGCGATCAAGCGGGCGACCGAGCGCGGCGCCCTCGTGGTGGCGTCGGCGGGCAACGAGAACCGCCCGGCGATCAGCTACCCGGCGCACGACATGGTCTCCGGCGGCGTGGGCGAGCGCAGCCTCAGCGTGGGCAGCGTGAACACGGCGGGCCTGAAGTCCTCCTTTTCCAACTACAGCTCCAACCTGGAGCTGGTGGCGCTGGGCGAGAACGTCTACACCCCCGGTCCCGACGGCCTGCTGGTGTCGTGGACCGGCACCTCGGTCGCCACCCCGATGGCGGCGGGCGGCCTGGCCCTTGCCCTCTCGCAGACCCCGCGCGTGCCCCTCAAGGACCTTACCAGGAAGATGGCCGAAAAGGCCTATGACGTGTACAGCAACGGCATGAACGCGCCCTATAAGGACAAGCTGGGCAAGAAGGGCCTGCTGAACCTCGAGGCCTTCCTCAAAGACGTGCTGTAG
- a CDS encoding NAD(P)-dependent oxidoreductase has translation MTSGLSGKVRVGATLALLGGTGRTGRLLIDRALAEGYALRVLARDPERLHRRDSALTPVPGDARHADDVFRLLEGADAVLSTLGPVRGDGAGVMAQSAHHLVAVMPELGLSRLITLTGAGVRQPGDRPKMSDRLIRRALATLQPDVLRDSEAHVATVTASPLEWTVVRAPRLGDGPVQPLKVGMVGDIGTFVSRASVADFMLRELEEGRWVRQAPAVSH, from the coding sequence ATGACGTCTGGACTTTCCGGAAAAGTGCGCGTGGGGGCGACCCTGGCCCTGCTGGGAGGAACGGGCCGCACCGGCCGACTCCTGATTGACCGGGCGCTGGCGGAAGGCTACGCGCTGCGGGTGCTGGCCCGCGACCCCGAGCGGCTGCACCGCCGCGACAGTGCGCTGACCCCGGTGCCCGGCGACGCCCGGCACGCCGACGACGTGTTCCGGCTGCTGGAGGGCGCAGACGCGGTCCTGAGCACCCTCGGCCCGGTGCGCGGGGACGGGGCGGGCGTGATGGCGCAGTCGGCGCATCACCTCGTCGCCGTGATGCCGGAGCTGGGGCTCTCGCGCCTGATCACGCTCACGGGCGCGGGGGTGCGTCAGCCCGGCGACCGCCCCAAAATGAGCGACCGCCTGATTCGCCGGGCACTGGCGACCCTGCAACCCGACGTGCTGCGCGACTCCGAAGCGCACGTGGCGACCGTCACCGCCAGCCCGCTGGAGTGGACGGTCGTGCGGGCGCCCCGGCTGGGCGACGGACCGGTCCAGCCCCTCAAGGTGGGCATGGTGGGGGACATCGGCACCTTCGTCTCGCGGGCCAGCGTGGCCGACTTCATGCTGCGCGAGCTGGAAGAGGGCCGCTGGGTGCGTCAGGCCCCGGCGGTGAGCCACTGA
- a CDS encoding helix-turn-helix domain-containing protein: MKYGNAALRRPECGVERTMDVLGGRWTTLIVRELLAGTRRFSELRRALERISPKTLTARLRDLEDQGVLIRTVYAEVPPRVDYTLTPRGEALGEIIAAMARWGSAEGQALEREAPGQRSENAV, translated from the coding sequence ATGAAATACGGCAACGCGGCGCTCCGTCGCCCCGAGTGCGGGGTCGAGCGCACCATGGACGTCCTGGGGGGGCGCTGGACCACCCTGATCGTGCGTGAACTGCTGGCGGGCACCCGGCGCTTCAGCGAGTTGCGCCGCGCCCTGGAGCGCATCTCGCCCAAGACCCTGACCGCCCGGCTGCGCGACCTCGAAGACCAGGGGGTGCTCATCCGCACCGTCTATGCCGAGGTGCCGCCCCGGGTGGACTACACCCTGACCCCGCGCGGCGAGGCCCTGGGCGAGATCATCGCCGCGATGGCCCGCTGGGGCAGCGCCGAGGGCCAGGCGCTGGAGAGGGAGGCGCCCGGTCAGCGCTCAGAGAACGCCGTGTAG
- a CDS encoding HD-GYP domain-containing protein, with the protein MTVPPSAADLPHPASRLHDRSQTAETIVSLTRLALGAGDLAAGVVPTLEQLVRETAAVGSAYFQTGGGALNYHVRAATGELPSSAGMAAVAAHGLPADTPLLRALEATSGPLFFDDTAQDPRAAGFPELGVASLAAAPVRRGDGHLLGAFLMHTFEPHVWQPGEAALFSLVSGTIASLAGRLAAEEQASEAREAALRALGLALEARDGETHGHTDRVTALALRFAAAQGWSAGEQQALKWGAYLHDIGKIAIPDAVLLKPGRLTPEEWATMRSHVPAGVAFAGALTFLPPGALAVIADHHERWDGTGYPHGKAGGAISPGGRLFALCDVYDALTSPRPYKPAWTHPEAVAELRAQAGRQFDPAYVEAFVALLEEEGPAA; encoded by the coding sequence ATGACGGTGCCTCCTTCCGCTGCCGACCTTCCCCACCCCGCCTCGCGGCTGCACGACCGTTCGCAGACCGCCGAAACCATTGTCTCGCTCACCCGCCTCGCGCTGGGGGCCGGGGACCTCGCGGCGGGGGTGGTGCCCACCTTGGAGCAGCTCGTGCGGGAGACGGCCGCCGTGGGCTCGGCCTACTTCCAGACGGGCGGCGGGGCGCTGAACTATCACGTCCGCGCGGCCACCGGCGAGCTGCCGTCGTCGGCGGGCATGGCGGCGGTCGCCGCGCACGGCCTCCCCGCCGACACGCCGCTGCTGCGGGCGCTGGAGGCCACGTCCGGCCCGCTGTTTTTCGACGACACCGCCCAGGACCCGCGTGCGGCGGGCTTTCCGGAGCTGGGCGTCGCCAGCCTCGCGGCGGCCCCGGTGCGCCGGGGAGACGGGCACCTGCTGGGGGCCTTTTTGATGCACACCTTCGAGCCGCACGTGTGGCAGCCGGGCGAGGCGGCGCTGTTTTCGCTGGTGTCGGGCACCATCGCCTCGCTCGCCGGGCGCCTCGCCGCCGAGGAGCAGGCCAGCGAGGCCCGCGAGGCCGCGCTGCGGGCACTGGGGCTGGCGCTCGAGGCCCGCGACGGCGAGACCCACGGCCACACCGACCGGGTCACCGCCCTCGCCCTGCGCTTCGCGGCCGCCCAGGGCTGGAGCGCCGGGGAACAGCAGGCCCTGAAGTGGGGCGCGTACCTGCACGACATCGGCAAGATCGCCATTCCCGACGCGGTGCTGCTCAAGCCCGGCCGCCTCACCCCCGAGGAGTGGGCCACCATGCGCTCGCATGTGCCCGCCGGGGTCGCTTTCGCCGGGGCGCTCACCTTTCTGCCGCCGGGAGCGCTCGCCGTGATCGCCGACCACCACGAACGCTGGGACGGCACGGGCTACCCGCACGGCAAGGCGGGCGGGGCCATCAGCCCCGGCGGGCGCCTCTTTGCGCTGTGCGACGTGTACGACGCGCTCACCAGCCCCCGGCCCTACAAGCCCGCCTGGACACACCCTGAGGCGGTGGCCGAACTGCGGGCACAGGCCGGGCGCCAGTTCGACCCCGCCTATGTGGAGGCGTTCGTCGCGCTGCTGGAGGAAGAAGGCCCCGCAGCCTGA
- a CDS encoding APC family permease — MSSPNAPSGAFRRWFLETDTPEPEGFYEGEQEVKQEHRTQPWWKVMCLTGVDYFSTLGYQPGIAALAAGALAPVATLVLVLVTLFGALPMYRRVAGESPHGDGSLSMLERLLAYWPGKLLVLSLLGFVATGFVITITLSAADATAHLLETPLLREALEGRRVVVTLGLLALLGAVFLKGFKEAIGLAVGIVAAYLGLSLVVVGHGLTEVLARPELLSGWWGALSGTYLSPLALAGAALLVFPALALGLSGFETGVVVMPLVRGEAGDRPEKPRGRIRNTRKLLTTAALTMSVMLLGSSLVTTLLIPRHEFWAATTVTKTVSTADLRSGRAVANVPLDHPTRPREVHALTLPAGRTGTYTVDADTVGGRVPFTVTVTPQGGTASVTVQTPPGKANGRALAYLAHERLGDGFGSLYDLATILILWFAGASAMAGLLNIVPRYLPRYGMAPDWTRATRPLVVLFVGVSAVVTALFRADVDAQAGAYATGVLALMTSAAIAVFLTERGRGHRGAALAFGVISLLFIYTSVVTIRERPEGLWIALLFVLAIVLVSAASRVQRSTELRVQSVVLDEEAQRMVRDVVARGLPLRFIANRLNEGDAEEYRLKALEVRLDNHLAPGDTALFLEVAVTDASEFSAAVPVCGVRVGPHRILRARGSSVPNTLAAVLLWMRDHTGVPPHVYFEWSEKGPAQNALRFLLAGEGDIPPLTHEVLRVAEPDMTRRPIVHVGG; from the coding sequence ATGAGTTCGCCCAACGCGCCCTCCGGCGCCTTTCGGCGCTGGTTTCTGGAAACCGACACGCCCGAGCCGGAAGGCTTTTACGAGGGCGAACAGGAAGTGAAGCAGGAACACCGCACCCAGCCCTGGTGGAAGGTGATGTGCCTGACCGGGGTGGACTATTTCTCCACCCTGGGCTATCAGCCGGGGATCGCCGCGCTGGCCGCAGGTGCCCTCGCGCCCGTGGCGACGCTGGTGCTGGTGCTGGTCACGCTCTTTGGCGCCCTGCCGATGTACCGCCGGGTCGCGGGCGAGAGCCCGCACGGGGACGGCAGCCTCTCCATGCTCGAGCGGCTGCTGGCCTACTGGCCGGGCAAACTGCTGGTGCTCTCGCTGCTGGGCTTCGTCGCCACCGGCTTTGTCATCACCATCACCCTCTCGGCGGCCGACGCCACGGCGCACCTGCTGGAAACGCCGCTGCTGCGGGAGGCGCTGGAGGGGCGGCGGGTCGTGGTGACCCTGGGGCTGCTGGCGCTGCTGGGCGCCGTGTTCCTGAAAGGCTTCAAGGAAGCCATCGGGCTGGCGGTGGGCATCGTGGCCGCCTACCTGGGCCTCAGCCTGGTCGTGGTGGGGCACGGGCTGACCGAGGTCCTCGCCCGGCCCGAGCTGCTGAGTGGCTGGTGGGGGGCGCTGAGCGGAACCTACCTTTCGCCCCTGGCGCTGGCGGGGGCGGCGCTGCTGGTCTTTCCGGCGCTGGCGCTGGGGCTCTCGGGCTTCGAGACGGGCGTGGTCGTGATGCCGCTGGTGCGCGGGGAAGCGGGGGACCGGCCGGAGAAGCCGCGCGGCCGCATCCGCAACACCCGCAAGCTGCTCACCACCGCCGCCCTGACCATGAGCGTGATGCTGCTGGGCTCCAGCCTGGTGACCACCCTGCTGATTCCCCGCCACGAGTTCTGGGCGGCGACCACCGTCACCAAGACCGTGAGCACGGCCGACCTGCGCTCGGGCCGCGCGGTGGCGAACGTGCCGCTCGACCACCCCACCCGCCCGCGCGAGGTCCACGCGCTGACCTTGCCCGCCGGGCGCACCGGCACCTACACGGTGGATGCGGACACGGTCGGGGGCCGGGTGCCCTTCACGGTCACGGTGACGCCGCAGGGCGGGACCGCGAGCGTGACCGTGCAGACCCCCCCCGGCAAGGCGAACGGCCGCGCCCTGGCCTACCTCGCGCACGAGCGGCTCGGGGACGGCTTCGGGAGTCTCTACGACCTCGCCACCATCCTGATTCTGTGGTTCGCGGGGGCGTCCGCGATGGCGGGGCTGCTCAACATCGTCCCGCGCTACCTGCCGCGTTACGGCATGGCCCCCGACTGGACGCGGGCCACCCGGCCGCTGGTGGTGCTGTTCGTGGGGGTCAGCGCCGTGGTCACGGCCCTGTTCCGTGCCGACGTGGACGCGCAGGCGGGGGCCTACGCGACGGGCGTACTGGCCCTGATGACCTCGGCGGCCATCGCCGTCTTCCTCACCGAGCGGGGGCGGGGGCACCGGGGAGCGGCCCTGGCCTTCGGGGTGATCAGCTTGCTGTTCATCTATACGAGCGTGGTCACCATCCGCGAGCGCCCCGAGGGGCTGTGGATCGCGCTGCTCTTTGTCCTTGCCATCGTCTTGGTCAGCGCGGCCTCGCGCGTGCAGCGCAGCACCGAGCTGCGGGTGCAGAGCGTGGTGCTCGACGAGGAAGCGCAGCGGATGGTCCGGGACGTGGTCGCGCGGGGGCTGCCGCTGCGCTTTATCGCCAACCGCCTCAACGAGGGCGACGCCGAGGAATACCGCCTCAAGGCGCTGGAGGTGCGGCTCGACAACCACCTCGCGCCGGGGGATACGGCCCTCTTTCTGGAGGTGGCGGTCACCGACGCGAGCGAATTCAGCGCGGCCGTTCCGGTGTGCGGGGTCCGGGTCGGGCCGCACCGTATCCTGCGGGCGCGGGGCAGCAGCGTGCCCAACACCCTCGCCGCCGTGCTGCTGTGGATGCGCGACCACACCGGGGTCCCACCCCACGTTTATTTCGAGTGGAGCGAAAAAGGCCCCGCCCAGAACGCCCTGCGGTTCCTCCTCGCGGGCGAGGGGGACATTCCGCCGCTGACCCACGAGGTGCTGCGGGTGGCCGAGCCGGACATGACCCGTCGGCCGATTGTCCACGTGGGGGGATGA
- a CDS encoding ATP-binding protein: MSDEKTTDLQSHGRGPEGERLSWAQALTLFSEAPVPYLLLNSRGRVQEANAAACTLLGVGAEALRGRPVTRLLTPGTQGTFEWLLGQAEGVRGRVRAEGQLLHADGTVLDVLFDLAGPAPGSAPGPLRLVVTDITPYKEAHRSLLDQAATQDTQLQAGATRFRAAQQELEGVVTVVLRQLQLPVARAMNYLGLTRRALGESVPEEVARPLLQSERAVQQIIALLASVDRYLQMRRMRLGLRRVDLERVLREVLKHAQPVMEGRHVHVTHDPLPTVQGDSQALFVILDEYVANALKYSKGREIARIHVRVRETEGEYHIGVEDNGAGFNMRQKDRLFHLFGRLHPSRSYEGTGVGLVTVRRLCERFGGRVWAEGKPDQGATFWFAWPKSPTLLD, encoded by the coding sequence ATGTCCGACGAAAAGACCACTGACCTCCAGTCTCATGGGCGCGGCCCGGAAGGTGAGCGCCTGTCCTGGGCGCAGGCCCTGACCCTGTTCAGCGAGGCGCCGGTGCCCTACCTGCTGCTGAATTCGCGGGGCCGGGTGCAGGAGGCCAACGCGGCGGCCTGTACGCTGCTGGGAGTGGGGGCGGAGGCGCTGCGGGGCCGCCCCGTCACGCGCCTATTGACGCCGGGCACCCAGGGCACCTTCGAGTGGTTGCTGGGGCAGGCGGAAGGGGTCAGGGGGCGGGTCCGCGCCGAGGGCCAACTGCTGCATGCGGACGGCACCGTTCTGGACGTGCTGTTTGACCTCGCCGGCCCGGCGCCGGGCAGTGCGCCGGGACCGCTGCGGCTGGTCGTCACCGACATCACGCCGTACAAGGAAGCGCACCGCAGCCTGCTGGACCAGGCGGCCACCCAGGACACCCAGCTTCAGGCCGGGGCCACCCGCTTCCGGGCCGCCCAGCAGGAACTGGAAGGCGTGGTCACGGTGGTCTTGCGCCAGCTCCAGCTTCCGGTCGCGCGGGCCATGAATTATCTGGGGCTGACCCGGCGTGCCCTGGGGGAGAGCGTGCCCGAAGAGGTCGCCCGGCCCCTGCTCCAGAGCGAGCGGGCCGTGCAGCAGATCATCGCGCTGCTCGCCTCGGTGGACCGCTACCTCCAGATGCGCCGGATGCGGCTCGGGCTGCGCCGGGTGGACCTGGAGCGGGTGCTGCGCGAGGTGCTCAAGCACGCCCAGCCGGTCATGGAGGGCCGCCATGTCCACGTCACCCACGATCCGCTGCCCACCGTGCAGGGGGACAGCCAGGCCCTCTTCGTGATTCTGGACGAATACGTTGCCAACGCCTTGAAGTACAGCAAGGGCCGCGAGATCGCCCGCATCCACGTGCGGGTGCGCGAGACGGAAGGCGAATACCACATCGGCGTGGAGGACAACGGCGCGGGCTTCAACATGCGCCAGAAAGACCGCCTCTTTCACTTGTTCGGCCGCCTGCACCCCTCACGCTCCTACGAGGGCACCGGGGTTGGGCTGGTGACCGTGCGGCGGCTGTGCGAGCGTTTCGGCGGGCGCGTCTGGGCCGAGGGCAAGCCGGACCAGGGGGCCACCTTCTGGTTCGCGTGGCCCAAGTCGCCGACCCTGCTGGACTGA
- a CDS encoding HD domain-containing phosphohydrolase, protein MEAAQEEYAAARKHYELALHLYGQLRCGNGQAEAHYRLADLLTDMGEWPGAHDHAQAALGLGSSLDREIEIRNLLAASYHATGESKKALAELEKVLVSYESRGSVLGQVKTLGNMGGLLTKSGEYTEALDCLTSAFTLSNSAPDPDEQLLRVQGNLLLNLGNLYQDLRDLGKAYDYFLEVLSSARHFKNQSLEAIAVLNLAGVDYELGRLSDAHLHYARALELARVVQNRYGELSALDGLARVLLAWDRVGEAREALGEAEQIAVETEDVEGQLDVLLHLGEAYLRQGALPEAIGTFERALRLADEIGRPKAACDALRCLYQLHARLGQTGRAFERLEQLYGRERGLLNAEVDERIQGMTARFEVERAQHQAELHRLRMVAAEEARATAEAEVRSRTHSLELAQIEVVTRLAVAAEYRDDTTGDHTQRVGQLSAAIGTRLGLSPEEVELLRIAARLHDVGKIGIPDSILLKQGPLTPEEYRQMQRHTVIGARILAGGHSRLLQMAETIAQNHHEHWNGRGYPCGLSGEDIPLVARIVAVADVYDALTHRRAYKAAWPRAAALAELRAQSGQQFDPAVVREALRVLGTAPSLDAGGGGEEGPLIVRALA, encoded by the coding sequence TTGGAAGCCGCTCAGGAGGAGTACGCCGCAGCCCGCAAGCACTACGAACTGGCCTTGCACCTGTACGGGCAACTGCGCTGCGGCAACGGACAGGCCGAAGCCCACTACCGGCTGGCCGACCTCCTCACCGATATGGGGGAGTGGCCGGGCGCCCATGACCATGCCCAGGCCGCCCTGGGCCTCGGCTCCTCGCTCGACCGGGAAATTGAGATCAGAAATCTTTTGGCGGCCTCCTACCACGCGACCGGCGAGTCGAAAAAGGCCCTGGCTGAACTTGAAAAGGTGCTAGTGTCCTACGAGAGCCGGGGCTCGGTCCTGGGGCAGGTCAAGACCCTGGGCAACATGGGAGGGCTCCTGACCAAATCGGGAGAGTACACCGAAGCGCTGGACTGCCTGACTTCCGCTTTTACCCTCTCGAACAGTGCGCCTGACCCCGACGAGCAGCTTCTCCGGGTGCAGGGAAACCTGCTGCTGAACCTGGGCAACCTGTATCAGGACCTGCGCGACCTGGGCAAGGCCTACGACTATTTTCTCGAAGTGCTCTCCTCGGCCCGGCACTTCAAGAATCAGAGCCTGGAGGCCATCGCCGTCCTCAATCTGGCGGGGGTGGACTACGAGCTGGGGCGCCTGAGCGACGCGCACCTGCACTATGCCCGGGCGCTGGAACTGGCGCGGGTGGTCCAGAACCGCTACGGCGAGCTGTCGGCGCTGGACGGGCTGGCCCGCGTCCTGCTGGCCTGGGACCGGGTGGGCGAGGCGCGGGAGGCGCTGGGCGAGGCCGAACAGATCGCCGTGGAGACGGAGGATGTCGAGGGTCAGTTGGACGTGCTGCTGCACCTGGGCGAAGCCTACCTGCGGCAAGGCGCCCTGCCGGAGGCCATCGGCACCTTCGAGCGGGCGCTGCGGCTGGCCGACGAGATCGGGCGGCCCAAGGCCGCCTGCGACGCGCTGCGCTGCCTGTACCAGCTTCACGCCCGCCTGGGGCAGACGGGGCGGGCCTTTGAACGCCTGGAGCAGCTGTACGGGCGCGAGCGCGGGCTCCTGAATGCCGAGGTGGACGAGCGGATCCAGGGCATGACCGCCCGCTTCGAGGTGGAACGGGCGCAGCACCAGGCCGAACTCCACCGCCTGCGGATGGTGGCGGCCGAGGAAGCCCGCGCCACCGCCGAGGCCGAGGTGCGCTCGCGCACCCACAGCCTGGAACTCGCGCAGATCGAGGTGGTCACCCGGCTGGCGGTGGCGGCCGAGTACCGGGACGACACCACCGGGGACCACACCCAGCGGGTCGGTCAGCTCTCGGCGGCCATCGGGACGCGGCTGGGCCTGTCGCCGGAGGAGGTCGAGCTGCTGCGGATCGCCGCGCGGCTGCACGACGTGGGCAAGATCGGCATTCCCGACAGCATCCTGCTCAAGCAGGGGCCACTGACCCCCGAGGAATACCGCCAGATGCAGCGCCACACCGTAATCGGCGCCCGCATTCTGGCGGGGGGCCACAGCCGCCTGCTCCAGATGGCCGAAACCATCGCCCAGAACCACCATGAGCACTGGAATGGCCGCGGCTACCCCTGCGGGCTGTCGGGCGAGGACATCCCCCTCGTCGCCCGCATCGTGGCGGTGGCCGACGTGTACGACGCCCTGACCCACCGCCGCGCCTACAAGGCCGCTTGGCCCCGAGCCGCCGCGCTTGCGGAACTCCGCGCCCAGAGCGGGCAGCAGTTCGATCCGGCCGTGGTCCGCGAGGCCCTCCGAGTGCTGGGCACGGCGCCCTCCCTGGACGCGGGGGGCGGGGGGGAAGAAGGCCCCCTGATCGTCCGCGCCTTGGCCTGA
- a CDS encoding roadblock/LC7 domain-containing protein, with the protein MTAILSKQDRLNASLTNLRTSMPELRGALIATVDGLPIAQAMSDGTDANRVAAMAATALGLGKRINDTLGSGQLTDMSVSGASGQVYIYAAGTKGVLAVVTPPGMNLGLLHMEARDTAQDVASIL; encoded by the coding sequence ATGACTGCCATCCTCAGCAAGCAAGACCGCCTCAACGCCTCCCTGACCAACCTGCGCACGTCCATGCCCGAGCTGCGCGGCGCCTTGATCGCTACCGTGGACGGCCTGCCCATCGCGCAGGCGATGAGTGACGGCACCGACGCCAACCGCGTGGCCGCGATGGCCGCGACCGCCCTGGGCCTGGGCAAGCGCATCAACGACACCCTGGGCTCGGGCCAGCTCACCGACATGAGCGTGAGCGGCGCCTCCGGGCAGGTGTACATCTACGCGGCGGGCACCAAGGGCGTGCTGGCGGTCGTGACCCCTCCCGGCATGAACCTCGGGCTGCTGCATATGGAAGCCCGCGACACCGCGCAGGACGTCGCCAGCATCCTGTAA